A window of the Spirochaetota bacterium genome harbors these coding sequences:
- a CDS encoding nitroreductase family protein, with product MDFREIVRKNRSYRRFYQDREIGEDTLRGLVDLARLSPSAANRQPLRYILSWRPDKNALIFKHLAWAAYLADWPGPGEGERPSAYIIVLNDTAISKSIDCDHGIAAQTILLGAVEQGLGGCMLAAIQKEGLRADLKIPEQYDILLALALGKPRETITIETVGSEGDIRYWRDGAAVHHVPKRSLDDLILDL from the coding sequence ATGGATTTCAGGGAAATCGTAAGAAAAAACCGGAGCTACCGGCGGTTTTATCAGGACCGTGAAATCGGCGAAGATACATTGCGCGGCCTCGTGGACCTTGCGAGGCTCTCGCCCTCGGCTGCAAACCGGCAGCCCCTGCGCTACATCCTCTCGTGGCGGCCCGACAAGAACGCGCTCATCTTCAAGCACCTTGCCTGGGCCGCGTACCTGGCCGATTGGCCGGGGCCCGGTGAAGGGGAGCGTCCCTCCGCCTATATTATAGTCCTGAACGACACGGCGATCAGCAAATCGATAGACTGCGACCATGGCATTGCCGCGCAGACAATCCTCCTGGGAGCGGTGGAACAGGGTCTGGGCGGGTGCATGCTCGCCGCGATACAAAAAGAGGGACTGCGCGCCGACCTGAAGATACCGGAACAGTATGATATCCTACTGGCACTGGCCCTGGGAAAGCCGAGGGAGACCATAACCATAGAAACGGTGGGATCAGAAGGTGACATCCGCTACTGGCGGGACGGGGCGGCCGTGCACCACGTACCCAAGCGTTCACTGGACGACCTGATCCTGGACCTGTGA
- a CDS encoding Mut7-C ubiquitin/RNAse domain-containing protein: protein MYRVTIRFYEELNDFIPPVSRKKDIEFEFKGRRSVKDLIESFGVPHVEVDLILVNGESVTFSRIVEDGDRISVYPVFERLDIGNVTRLRPDPLRDPRFVLDVHLRKLARRLRLMGFDVDYHPDRDDDALAGIADRDGRILLSRDRQLMMRKIVSRGLYVRNTDPELQIVEVLERLDLRRLCRPFTRCIECNGLIGPLDPGPAGVMELIPPGVRSWCREYYRCGGCGKIYWKGSHFEKLMKRVEAINNGR, encoded by the coding sequence ATGTACCGAGTGACCATTCGGTTTTACGAAGAGCTCAATGATTTTATTCCTCCGGTCTCACGGAAAAAAGATATCGAATTTGAATTCAAGGGACGGCGGTCCGTCAAGGACCTGATCGAGTCCTTCGGCGTGCCCCACGTCGAGGTGGACCTCATACTGGTCAACGGCGAGTCCGTGACGTTTTCGCGCATCGTCGAGGACGGCGACCGGATCAGCGTGTATCCCGTGTTCGAGAGGCTCGATATCGGGAACGTGACGAGGCTCCGTCCGGACCCGCTACGCGATCCGCGGTTCGTCCTTGACGTGCACCTCCGGAAGCTGGCGCGGCGGCTCCGCCTCATGGGCTTCGACGTGGACTACCATCCGGACCGGGACGACGACGCCCTTGCCGGCATAGCCGATCGGGACGGGCGGATCCTCCTCTCCCGGGACCGGCAGCTCATGATGCGCAAAATCGTCTCCCGGGGACTCTATGTGAGGAACACCGATCCGGAGCTGCAGATCGTCGAGGTGCTGGAGCGCCTCGACCTGCGAAGGCTTTGCCGCCCCTTCACCCGCTGCATCGAGTGCAATGGCCTGATCGGGCCTCTTGACCCCGGACCGGCCGGCGTCATGGAACTCATACCGCCGGGGGTGCGCTCCTGGTGCAGGGAGTATTACCGCTGCGGCGGCTGCGGCAAAATATACTGGAAGGGAAGCCATTTCGAGAAATTGATGAAACGGGTGGAAGCGATTAATAATGGCAGATAA
- a CDS encoding DUF4190 domain-containing protein, translated as MAVASLILGVFSIIFSFTGPLSFIGIIVGAVGIVLGSLARKKDPSDVATGGLVTSIIGCSAALIFNLACIACIVGGTKAFEEASKNHKMPQLSRSLEEFTKSLKELEKEANKEADKETKKNKK; from the coding sequence ATGGCGGTTGCATCCCTTATCTTGGGCGTATTCTCGATTATCTTTTCCTTCACCGGGCCCCTCAGTTTCATCGGCATCATAGTCGGCGCGGTGGGCATTGTCCTGGGCTCTCTTGCCCGCAAGAAGGATCCTTCCGATGTCGCCACCGGCGGACTGGTCACCTCGATCATCGGCTGCTCGGCGGCACTGATATTCAACCTTGCCTGCATCGCCTGCATCGTCGGCGGAACAAAGGCCTTTGAGGAAGCCTCCAAGAATCATAAGATGCCGCAGCTCTCCAGGTCGCTGGAGGAATTCACGAAAAGCCTGAAAGAGCTGGAGAAAGAGGCGAACAAGGAAGCGGATAAAGAGACGAAAAAGAATAAGAAATAA
- a CDS encoding nucleoside deaminase translates to MADNDFMGLALDEARAAFNAGEIPVGAVVVKDGVVIATGRNENREKNNPVLHAEILAIQRACAALGNERLTGCDLYVTKEPCAMCAGAIVHARIRKLVIGARDSRYGACGTVLSVCGNRALNHVPEIEFGLQEEEAAALLRDFFKNRRNNNAC, encoded by the coding sequence ATGGCAGATAACGATTTCATGGGCCTGGCCCTTGACGAGGCCCGGGCCGCCTTCAACGCCGGGGAGATACCGGTGGGCGCCGTCGTGGTGAAAGACGGCGTTGTCATCGCCACAGGGCGCAACGAGAACCGTGAGAAGAACAATCCCGTGCTCCACGCCGAGATCCTGGCCATCCAGAGGGCCTGCGCGGCCCTGGGGAACGAGCGCCTCACCGGGTGCGATCTCTACGTGACCAAGGAGCCCTGCGCCATGTGCGCCGGCGCCATCGTTCACGCGCGTATCCGGAAGCTTGTCATCGGCGCACGGGATTCCCGCTACGGGGCCTGCGGCACCGTGCTGTCGGTCTGCGGCAACAGGGCTCTCAACCATGTGCCGGAAATTGAATTCGGGCTCCAGGAGGAAGAGGCTGCGGCGCTGCTCAGGGATTTTTTCAAAAATCGCAGAAATAATAACGCTTGTTAG
- a CDS encoding signal peptidase I, translated as MNSGGGGSIVGTIIYLAIIALMLAGMWKVFEKAGKPGWAAIIPIYNLIVLLDIVGKPLWWLVLLLIPIVNFVILIIISMELAVCFGKSKGWGFGLLVILPFVGYPMLGFGPDKYTAPAKTA; from the coding sequence ATGAACAGTGGTGGAGGTGGTAGCATAGTCGGCACCATAATATATCTGGCGATCATAGCCTTGATGCTTGCCGGAATGTGGAAGGTGTTCGAGAAAGCCGGTAAACCGGGATGGGCTGCGATTATTCCCATTTATAACCTGATCGTACTGCTTGATATAGTAGGTAAGCCCCTATGGTGGCTTGTGCTGTTGCTCATCCCTATCGTTAACTTTGTCATTCTCATCATTATTTCAATGGAGCTGGCCGTTTGCTTTGGGAAAAGCAAGGGCTGGGGATTCGGATTACTGGTCATCCTTCCCTTTGTCGGGTATCCAATGCTCGGTTTCGGTCCTGACAAATATACCGCACCGGCGAAGACTGCATAG